The proteins below are encoded in one region of Clostridium estertheticum:
- a CDS encoding SDR family NAD(P)-dependent oxidoreductase — protein sequence MKDFKGKVAVITGGANGIGLAIAKECAKRSIKIVIADIDGSDLKRAEKQLKAEGADVLAVEMDVMKFEDMEMLAKIALERFHHIDLLFNNAGVVVAGPAWLLSLNDWEWIMKANVWGAIHGEKVFIPIMLKQDTECYIVNTSSVAGLLDLNGMSAYHTSKFATVGLSESTYLDLQCQTDKIKMSVFCPGFIQTDLDNCERHRPKKYANDMSQPYYQSDLYKEEEGQKHKVIKGGIPIDTIGDTIFKAIEEERFYILTHPELNPLIGLRVKNMFEGGRPSMDVIKGVK from the coding sequence ATGAAGGACTTTAAAGGCAAAGTAGCAGTTATTACAGGTGGAGCAAATGGAATAGGCCTAGCAATTGCTAAGGAATGTGCAAAAAGATCAATTAAGATAGTTATAGCAGATATTGATGGAAGTGACTTAAAAAGAGCGGAAAAGCAACTTAAGGCAGAAGGTGCAGATGTATTAGCCGTCGAAATGGATGTCATGAAATTTGAAGACATGGAGATGCTTGCGAAGATAGCTCTTGAAAGATTCCATCATATAGATTTATTGTTTAATAATGCGGGAGTTGTAGTTGCAGGACCAGCTTGGTTACTATCTTTAAACGACTGGGAATGGATTATGAAAGCTAATGTTTGGGGCGCTATACATGGAGAAAAAGTATTTATTCCAATAATGCTAAAACAGGATACTGAGTGCTATATTGTCAATACTTCTTCTGTAGCTGGGCTTTTGGATCTGAATGGGATGTCAGCATACCATACTTCGAAATTTGCAACAGTTGGTCTTTCTGAATCTACTTATTTAGATCTTCAGTGTCAAACAGATAAAATAAAAATGTCTGTGTTCTGTCCAGGATTTATTCAGACAGATCTTGATAATTGTGAAAGGCACAGACCAAAGAAATATGCAAATGACATGAGTCAACCTTATTATCAAAGTGATTTGTATAAAGAAGAAGAGGGCCAGAAACATAAGGTTATTAAAGGTGGAATTCCAATTGATACAATTGGAGATACTATATTTAAGGCAATTGAGGAAGAAAGATTTTATATTCTAACACATCCAGAGTTAAATCCACTTATAGGTCTGAGGGTTAAAAATATGTTTGAAGGTGGAAGACCATCTATGGATGTGATAAAAGGCGTTAAGTAA
- a CDS encoding isochorismatase family protein: MEDLKSIKEKEYINAQRTALVVIDLQMGIANKERPASPFTYDQVIKNASSLVKTFTEKGAFVVLVKVSSLDGKDMLKPNTDVVIKTNLSSLPKGFDSFVPELSNVKNAHHIIKRQWGAFYGTDLDLQLRRRGIDTIVLCGVSTNIGVDTTAREAFQHGYNQIFSTDAMTASTKEEHDFECKYIFPRIGKLRTTQEIVSLIR; encoded by the coding sequence ATGGAAGATTTAAAGTCAATAAAAGAAAAAGAATATATTAATGCTCAGAGGACAGCTCTTGTAGTTATTGATTTACAAATGGGTATTGCTAATAAAGAACGTCCAGCTTCACCTTTTACATATGACCAGGTTATAAAGAATGCAAGTAGTTTAGTTAAAACATTTACTGAAAAGGGGGCGTTTGTAGTTCTTGTAAAAGTTTCATCACTAGATGGAAAAGATATGTTAAAGCCAAATACAGATGTTGTTATAAAAACTAATTTATCATCTTTACCAAAGGGCTTTGATAGTTTTGTACCTGAACTCTCAAATGTTAAAAATGCACATCATATTATTAAAAGACAATGGGGAGCGTTTTATGGTACTGATCTTGATTTGCAACTAAGGCGTCGTGGGATTGACACTATTGTATTATGCGGTGTTTCAACTAACATTGGTGTAGACACTACAGCAAGAGAAGCTTTTCAACATGGATATAACCAGATTTTTTCAACTGATGCAATGACAGCTTCTACAAAAGAAGAACATGACTTTGAATGCAAGTATATCTTTCCTAGGATTGGAAAGCTTAGAACTACGCAGGAAATAGTTTCATTAATAAGATAA
- a CDS encoding response regulator has protein sequence MDIKPLILIVEDDKPIQKFMKISLEAQGYKCMETELGNTAITLIFSHNPDIIVLDLGLPDIDGLDVIEKVREFTKAKIIVVSARGHEREKVEVLDRGADDYLTKPFSVAEFLARIRVALRHFNQNINSQGNELSVFVVKDLKIDFEKRRVTILDKEIHLTPMEYKLIELMSKYSGRVLTHRFIVDEIWGNYFENDTHSLRVFMANIRRKIESDPAQPQYILTEVGVGYRLIDE, from the coding sequence ATGGATATAAAGCCTTTGATCTTAATAGTTGAAGACGATAAACCTATTCAAAAATTTATGAAAATTTCCCTTGAGGCACAAGGATATAAGTGTATGGAAACTGAACTTGGGAATACTGCTATAACACTTATTTTTTCGCATAATCCAGATATAATAGTGTTAGACTTAGGACTACCCGATATTGACGGACTTGATGTTATAGAGAAGGTTAGGGAATTTACAAAAGCTAAAATTATAGTCGTTTCAGCTCGCGGACATGAAAGAGAAAAAGTTGAGGTCTTAGATAGAGGGGCAGATGATTATTTGACTAAGCCATTTAGTGTAGCAGAATTTTTAGCTAGAATTAGAGTGGCACTAAGACATTTCAATCAAAACATTAATTCACAAGGAAATGAGTTATCTGTATTTGTGGTCAAGGATCTAAAAATAGATTTTGAAAAACGCAGAGTTACAATTTTAGATAAAGAAATACATTTAACACCAATGGAATATAAACTAATTGAGTTAATGTCAAAATATTCAGGACGTGTTTTAACTCATAGGTTTATAGTTGATGAGATTTGGGGAAATTATTTTGAAAATGATACACATTCACTCAGGGTATTCATGGCTAATATAAGAAGAAAAATAGAAAGTGATCCTGCTCAGCCTCAGTATATACTAACGGAAGTTGGAGTAGGATATCGTTTAATTGATGAATAA
- a CDS encoding multidrug efflux MFS transporter, whose amino-acid sequence MKLWKRNLYVCWFGTFVTAIGMSQIAPIMPLYIRQLGIQNISAIEQISGIAFGATFIVSAIFSPIWGYAADKFGRKPMLLRASLGMAIVIGSMGLAQNVYQLIGLRILQGVITGYTTACITLIATQTEREHAGWALGVLSTASVTGSLLGPLFGGYMDEILGLKFAFFLTGGLMLVAFIATLLFVKEEFVREEKKILSMKEVWNQLPNSSLIVTMFVTSFVLQLAYYSIEPIITVYITQLSTNVAHIAFISGMVFSASGLASIIAAPRLGKLSDKIGPQKVMLVALIVAGVLFIPQAFVKNSWQLMALRFLLGFATAGLAPSINTLLKKITPDVLTGRIFGFNMSAFYLGTFAGSVFGGQIAARLGLIYVFFITSGLLLSNAIWVYFKVYKKVNVLQNLSE is encoded by the coding sequence TTGAAATTATGGAAAAGAAATTTATATGTATGCTGGTTTGGAACCTTTGTTACAGCGATAGGCATGAGTCAAATAGCTCCTATTATGCCTCTTTATATAAGACAGTTAGGAATCCAAAATATATCTGCAATCGAGCAGATATCAGGAATTGCTTTTGGAGCAACATTCATTGTATCCGCAATATTTTCACCAATATGGGGATACGCAGCAGACAAGTTTGGACGTAAACCTATGCTACTGCGTGCAAGCCTCGGGATGGCTATTGTAATTGGAAGTATGGGGCTTGCACAAAATGTATATCAATTGATCGGACTTCGAATACTTCAAGGAGTTATAACAGGGTATACTACAGCTTGTATTACACTTATAGCAACTCAAACAGAAAGAGAACATGCAGGGTGGGCTTTGGGGGTGCTTTCAACAGCCTCTGTTACAGGGTCACTTCTTGGGCCATTATTTGGTGGATATATGGATGAGATTTTAGGTCTAAAGTTTGCATTTTTTTTAACTGGAGGATTAATGTTAGTTGCATTCATTGCAACCTTACTATTTGTTAAAGAGGAGTTTGTACGAGAAGAGAAAAAGATTTTAAGTATGAAAGAAGTATGGAATCAGTTACCTAATTCTAGTCTTATTGTAACTATGTTTGTAACTTCGTTTGTATTGCAACTTGCATATTATTCTATTGAGCCTATAATAACTGTATATATAACTCAGTTATCAACTAATGTGGCTCATATTGCATTTATTTCTGGTATGGTTTTTTCAGCTTCTGGACTTGCATCTATAATAGCAGCTCCTAGGCTCGGAAAGTTGTCAGATAAGATTGGACCACAGAAAGTAATGCTTGTAGCACTTATAGTAGCAGGAGTGTTATTTATACCTCAAGCCTTTGTAAAAAATTCATGGCAATTAATGGCATTAAGATTTTTACTTGGATTTGCAACGGCGGGTCTTGCGCCATCAATTAATACACTGCTTAAAAAGATAACTCCAGATGTTCTTACAGGTAGAATATTTGGTTTTAATATGTCTGCATTTTATCTGGGAACCTTTGCTGGATCTGTGTTTGGTGGACAAATAGCAGCGCGTCTAGGTTTAATATATGTATTTTTTATAACAAGCGGGTTGCTCCTTTCAAATGCAATTTGGGTTTATTTTAAAGTGTATAAGAAAGTAAATGTTTTACAAAATCTAAGTGAATAA
- a CDS encoding cold-shock protein, producing MITGIVKWYDVERGYGFISAQDGEDVFVHHLSIKEEGPRKDLHEGEEVQFDVVDGPKGPQASNVQKF from the coding sequence ATGATAACAGGTATTGTAAAATGGTATGATGTCGAAAGAGGATATGGATTTATATCTGCTCAAGATGGTGAAGATGTATTTGTTCACCATTTATCGATAAAAGAAGAAGGACCAAGGAAAGATTTACATGAGGGTGAGGAAGTTCAATTTGATGTAGTTGATGGACCAAAAGGACCTCAAGCATCTAACGTCCAAAAATTTTAA
- a CDS encoding DUF6773 family protein, translating to MYKNEKLDEMQIQRRNKIGNNCFMAMFYLLFIDIGLREIGISWLAYPLNVLIIITICMVYYLIGTIKSGSYLGVNYKNENSKYVIGGIFVSVFLLISGIVLTVFFKDNNPLFSNIGTTLIVITISILVFLVIVALGNISRHKNDNGEN from the coding sequence ATGTATAAAAATGAGAAACTGGATGAAATGCAAATCCAAAGAAGAAATAAAATAGGGAATAACTGTTTTATGGCAATGTTCTATCTACTTTTTATAGATATTGGACTTCGCGAGATAGGAATTAGTTGGCTAGCTTATCCTTTAAATGTGTTAATAATTATTACTATCTGTATGGTATATTATCTTATCGGGACAATAAAGTCAGGATCCTATTTAGGCGTTAACTATAAAAATGAAAATTCCAAGTATGTAATAGGTGGTATCTTTGTCTCTGTTTTTCTTTTAATATCAGGGATTGTCCTAACAGTATTTTTCAAAGATAATAATCCACTTTTTTCAAACATTGGAACCACACTTATAGTAATCACAATCTCTATATTAGTTTTTTTAGTTATTGTGGCTTTAGGTAATATATCCAGACATAAAAATGATAATGGCGAGAATTAA
- a CDS encoding acetoacetate decarboxylase family protein, with product MNSFIKDPNDIKKYCSKPTTFYDAQMLTAYWETKPEIIARLLPAPLKPAKRPLVSAFVANYPRTNFCAAYKETALLILADYNGQIGTYCISMQVSDGMAMALGREIYGFPKKLAEIELKREGDTVNGSVSRNGIEFFSLKANLNGKFNDIDGKKIIGDNYGNILPIYNFKYSKSPDGSGFDLKPRLIEQGETMDNTLFENGEVEMNLKDSPHDPWAELEVVKMLGCTYTEGTTVLLRGKVLEEVDPMAFIPYSNTRWDWWEDSL from the coding sequence ATGAATAGTTTTATAAAGGATCCAAATGATATTAAAAAATATTGTAGTAAACCAACAACTTTTTACGATGCGCAGATGCTTACGGCTTATTGGGAAACAAAGCCTGAGATTATTGCACGGTTACTCCCAGCACCTCTAAAGCCAGCTAAAAGACCTTTAGTAAGTGCTTTTGTAGCAAATTATCCTAGAACAAATTTTTGCGCCGCATATAAGGAAACAGCTTTACTTATATTAGCAGATTACAATGGTCAAATCGGAACCTATTGTATTTCAATGCAGGTAAGTGACGGCATGGCTATGGCACTTGGCAGAGAAATTTATGGGTTTCCAAAGAAACTGGCAGAAATTGAACTTAAGAGAGAAGGAGATACGGTTAATGGAAGTGTATCCCGAAATGGAATAGAATTCTTTAGTTTAAAAGCAAATCTTAATGGAAAATTCAATGATATAGACGGCAAGAAAATAATTGGTGATAATTATGGAAATATATTACCTATATATAACTTCAAATATTCTAAGTCGCCAGATGGCAGTGGATTCGACTTAAAACCACGACTTATAGAGCAAGGGGAAACCATGGATAACACACTATTTGAAAATGGAGAAGTTGAGATGAATCTTAAGGATTCACCACATGACCCTTGGGCAGAATTAGAAGTCGTGAAGATGTTAGGTTGCACATACACTGAAGGAACCACAGTACTTTTAAGGGGTAAAGTCTTGGAAGAAGTAGATCCAATGGCATTTATACCTTATTCCAATACAAGATGGGACTGGTGGGAAGACTCTTTATAA
- a CDS encoding APC family permease yields the protein MFSKIRELLIGKTLKTEELEGEKLNIFWGLPILSSDAISSVAYAGEEILYVLIGVIGLMAYRYMFYAAVAVILLLILLVLSYRQTIDAYPNGGGSYIVAQDNLGIKPGLIAGASLTVDYILTVAVSICAGTAAITSAIPSLLNHKVAIALVMLIILTIGNLRGTKESSKIFGVPTYLFIVSCIVLIITGVIRHYVFGYLPAQMYSIPKQIGDITLFLFLRAFASGCTALSGVEAVSNGIPNFKEPSQKNAKAVLVLLACLVLFIFGGLSFLATIYHPVPVADVTVFAQIAQQVFGKGIMFYIIQVTTAFVLVMAANTAYAGLPLLLSLMAQDGYVPRQFSQRGKRLSFSNGIIVLAVAAGILIIVFKGDTHLLLPLYAVGVFLSFTLSQVGMFLKWTRSKEEGFKHKAVINGLGAIVTFITVILIGITKFVHGAWLVFIIIPVLVYSMGKIKNHYNKVVKEIKLSNDERPNIGIKTNNDQHVIILLGTLNKTFLKSLNCARCLSNNVVAFHVSTDPAATEKLKVKWKEYNPGIPLIIEHSAYRDIIEPLMNFIESEDRASKHGETVTVVISQFVITKWWHNLLHNQTGYFVKSMLYKNRNVAVLTVPYIIKE from the coding sequence GTGTTTTCTAAAATTAGAGAACTATTAATAGGTAAGACACTTAAAACAGAAGAGTTAGAGGGAGAAAAGTTAAATATTTTTTGGGGATTGCCTATATTATCTAGTGATGCTATTTCTTCCGTTGCGTATGCAGGGGAAGAAATTTTATATGTATTAATTGGAGTTATAGGTCTTATGGCATACAGATATATGTTTTATGCCGCAGTAGCTGTTATTTTATTATTAATTTTACTTGTTTTATCTTATCGGCAGACAATTGATGCATATCCAAATGGTGGTGGCTCATATATAGTTGCACAGGATAATCTGGGCATAAAACCTGGACTTATTGCTGGTGCATCACTTACTGTTGATTATATACTTACAGTTGCTGTTAGTATATGTGCTGGAACCGCTGCAATAACTTCGGCTATTCCATCACTACTTAATCATAAAGTAGCTATAGCTCTTGTAATGCTAATAATTTTAACAATTGGTAATTTAAGAGGAACGAAGGAATCATCTAAAATATTTGGAGTTCCAACATATTTGTTTATTGTTTCTTGTATAGTTCTTATTATAACTGGTGTTATAAGGCATTATGTTTTTGGATATTTACCAGCACAAATGTATTCAATTCCAAAGCAAATAGGTGACATAACATTATTCCTATTTCTTAGGGCATTTGCTTCAGGTTGTACTGCATTATCAGGGGTTGAAGCGGTAAGTAATGGGATTCCTAATTTTAAAGAACCATCTCAAAAAAATGCAAAAGCTGTTTTAGTTTTACTTGCTTGTTTAGTTCTTTTTATTTTTGGTGGGTTATCTTTTTTAGCAACAATTTATCATCCAGTACCTGTTGCAGATGTGACTGTATTTGCTCAAATTGCTCAGCAAGTTTTTGGAAAAGGTATAATGTTTTATATTATTCAAGTTACCACTGCATTTGTTTTAGTAATGGCTGCAAATACAGCTTATGCAGGTCTACCATTGCTACTTTCTTTAATGGCACAAGATGGATATGTTCCAAGGCAATTTTCACAAAGGGGAAAGAGGCTCAGTTTTTCAAATGGAATAATAGTACTTGCAGTGGCAGCTGGTATTTTAATTATTGTGTTTAAAGGGGATACTCATTTGCTTTTGCCATTATATGCGGTAGGTGTATTTTTATCTTTTACACTCTCGCAAGTTGGAATGTTCCTAAAGTGGACAAGGAGCAAAGAAGAAGGCTTTAAACATAAGGCAGTTATAAATGGATTAGGTGCTATTGTAACTTTTATTACAGTAATACTTATAGGTATTACAAAGTTTGTTCATGGTGCTTGGTTAGTTTTTATTATAATACCCGTACTTGTATACAGTATGGGAAAGATAAAAAATCATTATAATAAAGTAGTAAAAGAAATTAAATTATCTAATGATGAAAGGCCTAATATTGGAATAAAGACAAATAACGATCAACATGTAATAATACTTTTAGGTACGTTAAATAAGACTTTTTTAAAGTCATTAAACTGTGCTAGATGCTTATCTAACAATGTAGTTGCATTTCATGTATCGACTGATCCCGCAGCTACTGAAAAACTAAAAGTAAAATGGAAAGAATATAATCCGGGAATTCCATTAATAATCGAACACTCTGCATACAGAGACATTATAGAACCATTAATGAACTTTATAGAGTCTGAGGATCGTGCATCAAAACATGGAGAAACAGTAACAGTAGTAATATCACAATTTGTTATTACTAAGTGGTGGCATAACTTACTTCATAACCAAACAGGATATTTTGTAAAAAGCATGTTATATAAAAATAGAAATGTTGCAGTCCTCACTGTACCGTATATAATAAAAGAGTGA
- a CDS encoding oleate hydratase: MEGVKIKFNFDQTIDVEKMNAYMVGTGLASLTAAIFLIRDGNFPGKNIHIYEQLGVIG; this comes from the coding sequence ATGGAGGGTGTTAAAATTAAATTCAATTTTGATCAAACTATCGATGTAGAAAAAATGAATGCTTATATGGTTGGTACTGGACTTGCATCACTGACTGCTGCAATATTTTTAATTAGAGATGGTAATTTTCCAGGAAAAAATATTCATATATATGAACAATTAGGCGTTATAGGTTGA
- a CDS encoding GNAT family N-acetyltransferase, which produces MKINIRECTMLDYMDIALLNKNEMGYEYPASDTKKKLEQLLNDSNHKIYVAIAYDKVVGYVHANNHDLLYAPHLKNIMGIAVASDFKKNGIGKMLMNEVEEWAWDTGAYGVRLVSGLARTGAHAFYVSCGYGGIKDQKNFKKMF; this is translated from the coding sequence TTGAAAATAAATATTAGAGAATGTACAATGCTAGACTACATGGATATAGCTCTACTTAATAAAAATGAAATGGGGTATGAATATCCGGCTTCAGATACAAAAAAGAAATTAGAACAATTACTAAATGATAGTAACCATAAAATATATGTAGCTATAGCTTACGATAAGGTAGTAGGATATGTTCACGCAAATAATCATGATTTGCTATATGCACCGCATTTGAAGAATATTATGGGTATTGCTGTAGCATCTGATTTCAAAAAAAATGGTATTGGAAAAATGCTCATGAATGAAGTTGAAGAATGGGCATGGGATACAGGTGCATATGGCGTCCGATTGGTGTCAGGATTAGCGAGAACTGGAGCACACGCATTTTATGTGTCTTGTGGATATGGTGGAATAAAAGATCAGAAAAACTTCAAGAAAATGTTTTAA
- a CDS encoding AAA family ATPase, protein MDKIILLCEKICSGKSTYVKKMKIRYNAVILSCDELMLGLFEEQLGNNHRIILQKVQNYLYQLAEQIVSANTNVILDFGFWTQFERQQVKLYYANKRIKTELHYVRVLQEIWLYNIEKRNKNLKMGKKVITLMKI, encoded by the coding sequence ATGGATAAAATTATTTTATTATGTGAGAAAATATGTAGTGGAAAGAGTACATATGTAAAGAAAATGAAAATAAGATATAATGCGGTTATTTTATCTTGTGATGAATTGATGTTGGGATTGTTTGAAGAACAATTGGGAAATAACCATAGAATTATTTTACAAAAGGTTCAAAACTATCTTTATCAGTTAGCTGAACAAATTGTATCAGCAAATACTAATGTGATATTAGACTTTGGTTTTTGGACTCAATTTGAAAGACAGCAAGTCAAATTATATTATGCAAACAAAAGGATTAAAACGGAACTACATTATGTCAGAGTATTACAAGAGATATGGTTGTATAACATCGAAAAACGAAATAAAAATCTAAAAATGGGAAAAAAAGTTATTACATTAATGAAAATATGA
- a CDS encoding DUF4118 domain-containing protein: MKKGEFDEKVFKTFSEHKYNGYEEIKRIFTNALETIVIMTLFTMLSLIFRKIGFHESNVIIVFILGVLFVARNTEGYVYGILAAIIGVLAFNYFFTIPYYSFLVYRSDYPVTFVVMLIAAIITSTLTSRVKTQVKISFVRENRMRILYKINNLLLTGKDKRQVVESCGNNLIDMFNRTIMIAIVDNKNILQKPNIYLFNDKYNKNIFESGIEVEGAQRCFKTGKSVGIEAEIPIASVGYYHPITGQNKILGIIGIACFEKNALSENEKILLQSVSTQMALAIEREDLYEKKRQINVEKDRERLRGNLLRSISHDLRTPLAGILGSVSTISDNYDVLDNDTKKELIQNIYEDTSWLVHSVENILSMTRLDEGRLEIKKDVEIVEEIISESISKVTKFSGKHNIKTDLPEKMIILFVDGLLIEQVLINLIDNAIKYTQSDSIIEIKVIQKEENVLFEVSDNGKGIPKEDIAYIFDRFYTKPNGISLKKRGIGLGLAICKSIIEAHGGQMEALNNSVGGATFKFSLPIIRSDGNGYKAFDLNS, from the coding sequence TTGAAAAAGGGTGAATTTGACGAGAAGGTTTTTAAAACTTTTAGTGAACATAAATATAATGGGTATGAAGAAATTAAACGTATATTTACCAATGCACTTGAAACCATAGTAATTATGACTTTATTCACTATGTTATCTCTGATATTTAGAAAAATTGGATTTCATGAGTCAAATGTAATAATAGTATTTATTTTAGGGGTACTGTTTGTAGCAAGAAACACTGAGGGATATGTTTATGGTATTTTGGCTGCAATAATTGGAGTGTTAGCATTTAATTATTTCTTTACTATACCATATTATAGTTTTTTAGTTTACAGATCAGATTACCCAGTAACTTTTGTTGTTATGTTAATAGCCGCAATTATTACAAGTACTCTAACTTCAAGAGTTAAAACACAAGTCAAGATATCTTTTGTACGCGAAAACAGGATGCGGATTTTATATAAAATTAACAATTTATTGCTTACAGGAAAAGATAAAAGACAAGTAGTGGAATCCTGTGGTAATAATTTAATTGATATGTTTAACAGAACTATTATGATAGCCATTGTAGACAATAAAAACATTTTACAAAAACCAAATATTTATCTATTTAATGATAAATATAATAAAAATATATTTGAGTCAGGTATTGAGGTAGAAGGAGCGCAAAGATGTTTTAAAACAGGTAAATCAGTAGGGATTGAAGCTGAAATTCCAATAGCTAGTGTTGGATACTATCATCCAATTACGGGGCAAAACAAAATACTTGGAATTATTGGGATAGCATGTTTCGAAAAAAATGCTTTATCAGAAAATGAAAAAATTCTTCTGCAGTCTGTTTCTACACAAATGGCCTTAGCTATTGAAAGAGAAGATTTATATGAAAAGAAAAGACAGATAAATGTAGAGAAAGATAGAGAAAGGCTTCGTGGCAATCTTTTGAGGTCAATATCACATGATTTAAGAACTCCACTAGCTGGAATATTAGGATCTGTTTCTACCATTAGTGACAATTATGATGTGCTTGATAATGATACAAAAAAAGAACTTATACAAAATATTTATGAAGATACAAGCTGGCTAGTACATTCAGTTGAAAATATATTAAGTATGACGAGACTCGATGAAGGTAGGCTTGAAATTAAAAAAGATGTGGAGATTGTTGAAGAAATTATTTCTGAATCTATATCTAAAGTTACTAAGTTTTCAGGAAAGCATAATATTAAGACGGATTTACCAGAAAAAATGATTATATTATTTGTAGATGGATTATTAATAGAACAGGTGTTAATTAATTTAATTGATAATGCTATAAAATATACGCAAAGTGATTCTATTATAGAAATCAAGGTTATACAAAAGGAAGAAAATGTATTGTTTGAGGTGTCAGATAATGGAAAAGGGATACCTAAAGAGGACATAGCATATATATTTGATAGATTTTATACAAAACCTAATGGCATTTCCCTTAAAAAGCGAGGAATAGGACTTGGACTTGCTATTTGTAAATCTATTATTGAAGCACATGGTGGTCAGATGGAAGCACTTAACAACTCAGTCGGTGGAGCAACTTTTAAATTTAGTTTACCTATAATAAGGAGTGATGGCAATGGATATAAAGCCTTTGATCTTAATAGTTGA
- a CDS encoding coiled-coil domain-containing protein, which translates to MNKKLNSVIMALVVIMCFSFTSAYADSASDKANIQQVQVQRRNLENKVEIMNNRRKTIMVKINKNESNITIAQKDIKQTKVNLVKAEVDIKAEQIIFDKRMRAMYMNGSASYIDIILGANGMDDFISRLENIKTIVNFDQKAISDMKTKEASINLKKVALDKGNTKLLSLRADNKEDLAILTKQKSDQNLLALKLDALENKYGAQLVIDEAIAARQALAAKQAKQVGKVSSNTVQDSTITIKNAAVKYTASDLDLLARLITAEAGGESYNAQVAVGAVVVNRVRSGSFPNSISAVINEKANGVYQFTPVLNGNINRTAQAGTMKAAIEALSGTDPTNNSMYFYSGSTPPGSPQSASIRIDHLTFLGM; encoded by the coding sequence TTGAATAAAAAATTAAATTCAGTTATAATGGCACTTGTTGTAATTATGTGTTTTAGTTTTACTAGCGCATATGCGGATTCTGCGTCAGATAAGGCAAATATTCAGCAGGTTCAGGTTCAAAGAAGAAATCTTGAAAATAAAGTAGAGATAATGAATAATCGGCGTAAAACAATTATGGTTAAAATCAATAAGAATGAAAGCAATATAACTATAGCGCAAAAAGATATTAAGCAAACAAAAGTAAATCTTGTAAAAGCAGAGGTTGATATCAAAGCAGAACAGATCATTTTTGATAAAAGAATGAGAGCAATGTATATGAATGGGTCAGCAAGCTATATAGACATTATACTAGGTGCAAATGGTATGGATGATTTTATATCTAGATTAGAAAATATCAAAACCATAGTAAATTTTGATCAAAAGGCTATTAGTGATATGAAAACAAAGGAGGCATCAATTAATTTAAAGAAGGTAGCGCTAGATAAAGGGAATACAAAGTTGCTTTCTTTAAGAGCTGATAATAAAGAGGATTTGGCTATTTTAACAAAACAAAAATCCGACCAAAATTTATTGGCGTTAAAACTAGATGCTCTGGAAAACAAGTATGGCGCACAACTAGTAATAGATGAGGCCATTGCAGCGAGACAAGCTTTAGCAGCAAAACAAGCTAAACAAGTTGGTAAAGTTAGTTCTAATACGGTACAAGATAGTACTATAACAATCAAAAATGCAGCAGTTAAATACACAGCAAGCGATTTGGATTTGCTAGCTAGATTAATAACTGCAGAAGCTGGAGGAGAATCTTATAATGCTCAGGTTGCTGTTGGTGCAGTAGTTGTAAATAGGGTTAGAAGTGGCAGTTTTCCAAACTCTATAAGTGCTGTTATCAATGAGAAGGCAAATGGAGTATATCAATTTACACCAGTACTGAATGGTAACATTAATAGAACCGCACAGGCGGGGACTATGAAGGCCGCAATTGAAGCACTTAGCGGAACTGATCCGACTAATAATTCAATGTACTTTTATAGTGGAAGTACTCCTCCGGGTTCACCACAATCAGCTTCTATAAGAATAGATCATTTAACATTTCTTGGCATGTAG